A stretch of the Lolium perenne isolate Kyuss_39 chromosome 3, Kyuss_2.0, whole genome shotgun sequence genome encodes the following:
- the LOC127344996 gene encoding uncharacterized protein, with product MPSIAGGGGWRLFSAARGITWMRRRNLQRPPFSSLAGGGGGDAPHLPVVIVGAGPVGLVLSFLLAKFGIKCTVLEKSMEFTRHPRAHFINNRTMEIFRKFDGLAGDIERAQPPVDLWRKFVYCTSLSGSILGSVDHMKQEDFNKAISPISVAHFSQYKLVDLLLKKLDGVGFQTCYPDELGGGSTQDLLFENKILMGHECSSIQLTDEGVLIGASYNNKGRMQERKLHCGLLLGADGARSKVRELAGISMKGERDLQKLVSVHFVSRDLGKYLSSERPGMLFFIFNPDAIGVLVAHDLEHGEFVLQVPFYPPQQMFEDFSNKVCEQIIVKLVGWEPADIQVLDIKPWAMHAEVAEKYVSCNNRVILVGDAAHRFPPAGGFGMNTGVQDAHNLAWKLCLLQNGIAAPSIIQTYESERKPVAIFNTELSLENFKAAMSIPATLGLDPTIANSVHKVINSILAPVIPRNLQKVVLEGLFSIGRTQVSDYILSEKNPLGSSRLAKLRSILDEGKSLQLQFPAEDLGFRYEKGALVAEDTTHQAEKPRHSKRSSGEYIPSAKIGLRLPHMPVRALSALNESVFSTMDLVSGDKVEFVIIIAPLEESYKLARTMLRIADEVEVSAKVCVMWPQGSVDGEVKGSISELAPWTNYVDVEEMPRAPVNSWWEMCQVSNKSVILVRPDEHIAWRTEPDMVSDAHSEVRTVFSQILSLNGPQV from the exons ATGCCGTCGATCGCCGGCGGCGGAGGCTGGCGCCTCTTCTCCGCGGCCCGGGGCATCACCTGGATGCGCCGCCGCAACCTCCAGCGCCCGCCCTTCTCCtccctcgccggcggcggcggaggcgacgcgCCGCATCTGCCCGTGGTCATCGTCGGGGCCGGCCCCGTCGGGCTCGTCCTCTCCTTCCTCCTCGCCAAGTTCG GCATTAAATGCACGGTTCTAGAGAAAAGCATGGAGTTCACTCGGCACCCCCGGGCGCATTTCATCAACAATCGCACAATGGAG ATCTTCCGCAAATTCGATGGCCTGGCGGGGGACATCGAGAGGGCTCAGCCGCCGGTGGATCTGTGGAGGAAGTTCGTGTACTGCACTTCGCTTTCCGGATCCATTCTCGGCTCGGTCGATCACATGAAGCAGGAAG ATTTTAACAAGGCCATCAGTCCTATATCGGTTGCACACTTCTCGCAGTACAAGCTAGTGGATCTGCTACTCAAGAAACTGGATGGCGTTGGCTTCCAGACATGCTACCCTGATGAGCTCGGTGGTGGCTCCACTCAAGATTTACTGTTCGAAAACAAGATACTGATGGGACATGAGTGTAGTTCCATTCAGCTGACCGATGAGGGCGTTTTGATTGGGGCATCATATAACAACAAGGGCAGGATGCAGGAGAGGAAGCTTCACTGTGGCCTTCTTCTGGGGGCAGATGGTGCTAGAAGCAAAGTGCGCGAATTGGCTGGTATATCTATGAAAGGTGAAAGGGACTTGCAGAAATTGGTCAGTGTTCATTTTGTGAGCAGAGATCTTGGAAAGTATTTATCCAGTGAGAGGCCTGGGATGCTCTTCTTTATTTTCAACCCTGATGCAATTGGTGTGCTGGTTGCACATGACCTGGAGCATGGGGAATTTGTATTGCAG GTTCCATTTTATCCGCCTCAACAGATGTTTGAGGATTTCAGCAATAAG GTATGCGAGCAAATTATTGTTAAATTGGTTGGATGGGAGCCAGCAGATATTCAGGTATTAGACATAAAACCATGGGCGATGCATGCTGAGGTTGCAGAGAAGTATGTTAGCTGTAACAATCGTGTCATCCTTGTTGGTGATGCTGCTCACCGTTTTCCTCCTGCTGGTGGTTTTG gaatgaacactggtgttcaggATGCACATAATTTGGCTTGGAAATTGTGTTTACTACAAAATGGCATCGCTGCCCCATCAATAATACAGACTTATGAGTCAGAGCGCAAACCT GTTGCCATTTTTAATACAGAACTTAGTTTGGAAAACTTCAAAGCAGCGATGTCTATTCCTGCTACCCTTGGCCTTGATCCAACTATTGCAAACTCAG TGCACAAAGTAATCAACAGCATCCTAGCGCCAGTCATTCCAAGAAATTTACAGAAGGTGGTTCTAGAAGGGCTGTTCTCCATTGGCCGGACACAAGTCTCAGACTACATTTTGAGTGAGAAAAATCCCCTCGGATCCTCAAGACTAGCAAAACTGAGAAGTATTCTTGATGAAGGAAAAAGTCTGCAGCTGCAGTTTCCTGCAGAGGATCTTGGCTTCCG CTATGAAAAAGGAGCCTTAGTTGCTGAAGATACTACTCATCAAGCAGAAAAACCGAGGCATTCTAAGAGGTCATCAGGGGAGTACATCCCATCTGCTAAGATTGGTTTGCGGCTACCGCACATGCCAGTGAGAGCACTGTCCGCTTTGAATGAG AGTGTGTTCTCAACAATGGACCTAGTAAGTGGGGATAAAGTTGAGTTTGTCATCATTATCGCACCACTGGAAGAGTCATATAAGCTTGCACGGACTATGCTGAGGATAGCAGATGAAGTCGAGGTGTCAGCCAAAGTATGTGTTATGTGGCCACAAGGTTCAGTCGATGGGGAAGTGAAAGGGAGCATATCTGAGTTGGCACCCTGGACAAACTATGTTGATGTCGAGGAAATGCCTAGGGCACCTGTTAACTCATGGTGGGAGATGTGTCAGGTCAGTAACAAAAGTGTTATTTTGGTCAGGCCTGATGAGCACATAGCATGGAGAACAGAACCTGACATGGTGAGTGATGCTCATTCAGAAGTTAGGACAGTCTTTTCTCAAATTTTGAGTTTAAATGGGCCCCAAGTGTAA
- the LOC127344994 gene encoding protein PLASTID TRANSCRIPTIONALLY ACTIVE 10, translated as MATAATFLHLLSPPGLRPKPIPRTRLRRLALSVSPSAPDETPADDPPVIPSVLIKNNEPEDVARRRSWVEHGWAPWEEAMSPEVAFARHSLNEGEEVPLTSPESLEAFRMLTPAYREKVESEPGYLERLFAMRETPEPLETAWVGQLPLRLVPPRDWPPPGWEVDPDELAFIREAHRAASERVDMEAAAAAGVTNVDKVEDAPKDLALERYKVFLKQYKEWVDTNRDRLEEESYKFDQDYYPGRRKRGKDYREDMLELPFFYPGQICHGKVISIHLHQGAFVDIGGVHDGWVPIKGNDWYWIRHHVKPGMKVYVEILAKRDPYRFRFPLEMRLVYPNIDHLIFNRFDYPPIFHRKEDTNEEQLWREGGRPPIPRKKPLEDMEKEPLVSDHPFVETLWEWHNAEQMILDHEDDNPDKFRDTTYESTVDTSSFDEVNRVQYTEAPYKDSMLKKKVVNVNIKELDMEAARAERKEIKKLMEEARERGEEYKVDKFRRNKEMDEYDLLQWRRSYEEREALLRDICCRKALGLPIEEPGRHDVDETVVYGKDYYDESKPMYRYDYWGEPRNTEKTKLERDVERHNQTIVGDAKKWCEMSYEDYVRKKTLMEAAEARERRRKAEEPPEEEEYDDGMDLDFEKMNDPLAPHNRYYITK; from the exons ATGGCGACCGCCGCCACCTTCCTGCACCTCCTCTCCCCGCCGGGCCTCCGCCCCAAGCCCATCCCCCGGacccgcctccgccgcctcgcTCTGTCCGTCTCCCCCTCGGCCCCCGACGAGACCCCAGCCGACGACCCGCCGGTCATCCCCTCAGTCCTAATCAAGAACAACGAGCCCGAGGACGTCGCCCGCCGCCGGAGCTGGGTCGAGCACGGCTGGGCGCCCTGGGAGGAGGCCATGAGCCCCGAGGTCGCCTTCGCGCGCCACAGCCTCAACGAGGGCGAGGAGGTGCCGCTCACCTCGCCGGAGTCCCTCGAGGCCTTCCGCATGCTCACCCCCGCCTACCGCGAGAAGGTGGAGTCCGAGCCCGGCTACCTCGAGCGCCTCTTCGCCATGCGCGAGACGCCCGAGCCCCTCGAGACCGCGTGGGTCGGCCAGCTCCCCTTGCGGCTCGTGCCGCCGCGGGACTGGCCGCCGCCCGGCTGGGAGGTCGACCCGGACGAGCTGGCCTTcataagggaggcgcacagagcgGCGTCGGAGAGGGTGGACATGGAGGCCGCGGCCGCGGCGGGGGTCACGAATGTGGACAAGGTGGAGGATGCGCCGAAGGATTTGGCGCTCGAGAGGTACAAGGTGTTCTTGAAGCAGTACAAGGAGTGGGTGGACACCAACCGGGACAGGCTGGAGGAAGAGTCCTACAAG TTTGATCAGGATTACTACCCTGGTAGACGAAAAAGAGGTAAGGACTACCGAGAAGATATG CTTGAACTTCCATTCTTCTACCCTGGACAG ATATGTCATGGTAAAGTGATCTCTATTCACCTCCACCAAGGAGCTTTTGTGGATATCGGTGGTGTCCATGATGG GTGGGTACCCATAAAAGGAAATGATTGGTACTGGATCCGCCATCACGTCAAACCTGGCATGAAAGTCTATGTGGAAATTCTG GCCAAACGAGACCCATATCGTTTTCGCTTCCCACTTGAGATGCGCCTTGTATATCCTAACATTGACCACCTAAT ATTTAATAGGTTTGACTATCCGCCAATATTTCACCGAAAGGAGGATACTAATGAAGAGCAGTTGTGG CGTGAAGGTGGAAGGCCGCCCATTCCTAGGAAAAAGCCTTTGGAAGACATGGAAAAAGAACCATTGGTGTCGGACCACCCCTTTGTCGAAACG CTTTGGGAATGGCATAATGCAGAGCAGATGATTTTAGACCATGAGGATGACAATCCAGATAAATTCAGGGATACAACATACGAGTCAACAGTTGATACGTCTTCATTCGACGAAGTAAACAGAGTTCAATACACTGAAGCACCTTACAAAGATTCAATGCTTAAAAAGAAAGTTGTG AATGTAAATATCAAGGAACTTGATATGGAGGCTGCTCGTGCTGAGCGTAAG GAGATTAAAAAGCTTATGGAGGAAGCACGGGAAAGAGGAGAGGAGTATAAAGTTGACAAATTCCGACGTAACAAAGAAATGGACGAGTATGATCTGCTACAATGGCGTCGTTCTTACGAAGAAAGGGAAGCCCTCCTCAGAGACATATGCTG CCGGAAAGCCCTCGGTCTCCCCATCGAGGAGCCCGGGCGACACGACGTGGATGAGACAGTGGTGTACGGAAAGGACTACTACGACGAGTCGAAGCCGATGTACCGCTATGACTACTGGGGCGAGCCGAGGAACACAGAGAAGACGAAGCTGGAGCGGGACGTGGAGCGCCACAACCAGACGATCGTCGGGGACGCAAAGAAGTGGTGCGAGATGTCGTACGAGGACTATGTCCGGAAGAAGACACTGATGGAAGCTGCCGAAGCCAGGGAAAGGCGGAGGAAGGCAGAGGAGCCGCCTGAGGAGGAGGAGTACGACGATGGGATGGACCTCGACTTCGAGAAGATGAACGATCCTCTTGCCCCGCACAACCGGTACTACATCACGAAATGA
- the LOC127344992 gene encoding putative ABC transporter C family member 15 encodes MEQLPALDYVRGALFALLLVWILAEFVKQGKRHQEAGGHGTVVSAQRRGLAAHVVAFCNASITLSHIGFSVLWVWKKQALSLGLVFESASWLLATLLLLYCKREGSGGVACYYWPVVLVSWWFFSFFSESLLISLHLLRLFSSATVVDFASLPFSTIICLVVVAMRLSKANQKEEPDQQPLLLREDSDDSSRDRFSSSGWWSQLTFRWLNPVFEKGHRVRLELEHIPSLPQSETAEQSYAFLQETIHKQKPEPMPLRKAIICAVWTPLVGNAVFAGLNTVSSYMGPFLITYLVELLSDKNMDKGHGHGYMLACLFFASKTVESLSQRQWYFGARRIGFQVRAALMVSIYKKSLLMKNSSTVAGKVVNFLDVDVEKVGEFFWYIHGIWLLPLQIFLALAILYRSLGAMASLSAVLVTVLVMVSNTPLANLQQNLNVKIMEAKDSRIKAMAEAMKSMRILKLHAWETAYLDKLLKLRDVERGWLRRYLYTCAAIAFLFWASPTLVSVVTFGVCILVEIPLSAGTVLSALATFRILQDPIYNLPELVSMVSQTKVSLDRIEEFIKEDHQGKPSSYGSITGTKDLPMAGEMEIEPGEYSWEADNSSKKTKITLKIDSKLSIRKGLKVAVCGPVGSGKSSLLYSIMGEIPRVSGAEATVVGSMAYVPQSAWIQTGTIQDNVLFGKAMDRRLYQEVLQGCALDRDLELWANGDLTVVGERGVNLSGGQKQRIQLARALYSESDVYFLDDPFSAVDAHTSAHLFKECLLRLMSSKTVIYVTHQLEFLRDSDIVLVMKDGRIVQSGKYDDLIADKDGELSTQMAAHNQSLSQVNPAKAHGLTKSKKRKKQMELTEIESDCHVIGRECEEERESGRVKWDVYRKFVTAAYGGGLIPVILLCQIFFQGLQICSNYWIAWAAERDDQVSKKKMIGIFVLLSAGSSAFILGRAVFLSTIAIETAQQLFLGMTRNIFRAPMSFFDSTPSSRILNRASTDQATVDTDIPYRLAGLIFAIIQLISIIFIMSQIAWPIFLLFIIIISISVWYQSYYISSARELARMVGIRKAPVLHHFSETVSGAATIRCFNQGEKFFTKTLALIDDYTRITFHNSATVEWLCIRINFLFNLVFFVMLVILVSLPRDTIDPSLAGLAATYGLNLNVLQAWVIWNLCHVENKMISVERILQFSTIPSEPPLVIENCRPRETWPWCGTIQIEALQIQYSPEMPMVLKGISCTFPGEKKIGVVGRTGSGKSTLIQALFRVVEPSAGRILIDGVDISLLGVHDLRRRLSIIPQEPTLFQGTVRENLDPLQEHLDTEIWEVVRKCRLEEIVREDNRLLDAPVVEDGGNWSVGQRQLVCLARVLLMRKKILVLDEATASVDTATDNIIQKTIRQETDNCTVITIAHRIPTVIDSDLVLVLGEGKILEFDSPENLLRDETSAFSKLVMEFVGRSEGRH; translated from the exons ATGGAGCAATTGCCAGCATTGGACTACGTCCGTGGAGCCCTGTTCGCTCTACTGCTGGTTTGGATCCTTGCAGAGTTTGTAAAACAGGGGAAGAGGCATCAAGAAGCAGGAGGGCATGGCACCGTGGTCTCGGCACAGCGAAGAGGCTTAGCAGCCCATGTAGTTGCATTCTGCAATGCTTCCATCACGCTATCACATATCGGGTTCTCGGTCCTCTGGGTCTGGAAGAAGCAGGCTCTCTCTCTCGGCTTGGTATTTGAATCTGCATCATGGCTTCTGGCCACTCTACTCTTGCTCTACTGCAAGCGTGAAGGCTCAGGAGGAGTAGCATGCTACTACTGGCCTGTGGTTCTCGTTTCTTGGTGGTTCTTCAGCTTCTTCTCAGAATCGCTCCTCATCTCACTGCATTTGCTTCGCCTCTTCAGTTCTGCAACCGTTGTCGATTTTGCTTCTCTTCCCTTCAGCACCATCATCTGCCTGGTTGTTGTAGCTATGAGGCTATCCAAAGCAAACCAGAAAGAAGAGCCGGACCAGCAACCTCTGCTGCTGAGGGAAGACAGTGATGACAGCAGCAGGGACAGGTTCTCTAGCTCAGGGTGGTGGAGTCAACTCACATTCCGGTGGCTGAATCCAGTCTTCGAGAAGGGACACAGGGTGAGGCTCGAGCTGGAGCACATCCCATCGCTGCCGCAGTCCGAGACAGCAGAACAGTCGTATGCCTTCCTTCAGGAGACAATTCACAAGCAGAAACCTGAGCCAATGCCACTGCGGAAAGCCATCATCTGTGCTGTCTGGACGCCTCTGGTCGGCAATGCAGTCTTTGCAG GGCTCAACACTGTTTCTTCTTACATGGGACCATTCTTGATCACCTATTTAGTGGAGCTACTCTCTGACAAGAACATGGACAAGGGCCATGGCCATGGCTACATGCTTGCATGCCTGTTCTTTGCCTCCAAGACAGTGGAGTCACTTTCACAGCGGCAGTGGTACTTTGGCGCACGCAGAATCGGATTCCAGGTCCGTGCTGCACTGATGGTGTCCATCTACAAGAAGTCCCTGCTCATGAAGAACTCGAGCACAGTTGCAGGGAAAGTCGTGAACTTCCTTGACGTTGATGTCGAGAAGGTTGGTGAGTTCTTCTGGTACATCCATGGGATCTGGCTGCTGCCATTGCAAATTTTCTTGGCACTTGCCATCCTGTACCGTAGTCTTGGTGCAATGGCCTCTCTGTCTGCAGTCCTCGTAACTGTGTTGGTGATGGTGAGCAACACACCATTGGCGAATTTGCAGCAGAACCTTAATGTTAAGATAATGGAGGCCAAGGACTCACGCATCAAGGCCATGGCCGAGGCTATGAAGAGCATGAGGATCTTGAAGCTCCATGCATGGGAGACAGCCTACTTGGACAAGCTCCTAAAGCTCAGGGATGTGGAAAGGGGTTGGCTCAGGAGGTATCTCTACACTTGCGCAGCAATAGCATTCCTATTCTGGGCCTCGCCAACATTGGTTTCGGTCGTTACCTTTGGTGTCTGCATTCTTGTGGAGATACCACTGTCAGCTGGAACAGTACTATCAGCCCTTGCTACGTTCAGAATTCTCCAAGACCCGATCTATAACCTCCCAGAGCTCGTCTCAATGGTCTCACAAACCAAGGTGTCCCTAGATAGAATAGAAGAATTCATCAAAGAAGACCACCAAGGGAAGCCAAGTTCGTATGGCAGCATAACTGGAACAAAGGACTTGCCAATGGCTGGCGAAATGGAAATTGAACCAGGAGAGTACAGTTGGGAAGCTGACAATAGCTCGAAGAAAACAAAGATTACACTCAAGATAGACAGCAAGCTGAGCATCAGGAAGGGTCTCAAGGTTGCAGTGTGCGGGCCAGTTGGTTCAGGCAAATCAAGCCTCCTTTACAGCATCATGGGGGAGATTCCAAGGGTTAGTGGTGCAGAGGCAACCGTTGTTGGGTCAATGGCATATGTCCCACAGAGCGCATGGATTCAAACTGGGACAATTCAGGACAATGTGCTCTTTGGGAAAGCTATGGACAGAAGGTTATACCAAGAGGTGCTACAAGGATGTGCTTTGGATAGAGATTTGGAGTTATGGGCCAATGGAGATCTGACTGTAGTAGGGGAAAGGGGTGTGAACCTAAGTGGAGGCCAGAAACAAAGGATTCAGCTTGCCAGGGCATTGTACAGCGAATCTGATGTTTACTTCTTGGATGATCCCTTCAGTGCTGTGGATGCTCACACCAGCGCACATCTCTTCAAG GAATGCTTGCTGAGACTAATGTCCTCTAAGACAGTCATATATGTTACTCATCAGCTAGAGTTCTTGCGAGATTCGGATATTGTTCTG GTCATGAAAGATGGGAGGATTGTTCAGTCTGGAAAATATGATGATCTGATAGCAGACAAAGATGGAGAACTCTCAACACAAATGGCTGCACACAACCAGTCCCTAAGTCAGGTCAACCCAGCAAAAGCACATGGCTTGACTAAAAGCAAAAAACGGAAGAAGCAGATGGAGCTCACAGAAATTGAATCAGATTGCCATGTCATAGGGAGGGAATGTGAGGAAGAACGTGAATCTGGAAGAGTCAAATGGGATGTTTACCGGAAGTTTGTCACTGCTGCATATGGTGGAGGTCTTATTCCTGTGATTCTTCTATGCCAAATATTTTTCCAGGGATTACAGATATGTAGCAACTACTGGATCGCATGGGCAGCAGAGAGAGACGATCAAGTAAGCAAGAAGAAGATGATTGGTATCTTTGTGCTATTGTCTGCAGGAAGCTCGGCATTTATATTGGGAAGGGCTGTCTTCCTTTCAACAATTGCCATTGAGACTGCCCAGCAGCTCTTCTTAGGCATGACCAGAAATATTTTCCGGGCACCAATGAGCTTCTTTGATTCCACTCCGTCAAGTCGGATACTCAATAGG GCTTCAACAGATCAAGCCACAGTTGACACAGATATTCCCTACAGGCTAGCAGGGCTGATATTTGCAATAATTCAGCTCATCAGTATTATTTTCATCATGTCTCAAATTGCTTGGCCTATCTTCCTGTTATTCATAATAATAATTTCAATCTCCGTTTGGTATCAG AGCTATTACATCAGTTCAGCGAGGGAGCTAGCAAGGATGGTTGGCATTAGAAAAGCTCCAGTCCTCCACCATTTTTCAGAGACTGTATCAGGAGCTGCAACTATTAGATGCTTCAATCAGGGAGAGAAGTTCTTCACAAAGACCCTTGCGCTAATTGATGACTATACCCGCATCACTTTCCATAATTCAGCAACAGTTGAATGGCTATGCATACGTATCAACTTCCTCTTCAACCTTGTGTTCTTTGTGATGCTAGTCATACTTGTCTCCTTGCCCCGGGATACAATTGATCCAA GTCTTGCAGGGCTGGCAGCTACCTATGGACTTAACCTTAATGTGTTGCAAGCATGGGTCATATGGAACCTGTGCCATGTTGAGAACAAGATGATCTCTGTAGAAAGGATTTTGCAGTTCTCAACCATACCGAGTGAGCCTCCATTAGTGATTGAGAACTGTAGACCAAGAGAAACATGGCCATGGTGTGGAACAATTCAGATCGAGGCTCTCCAAATTCAGTACAGCCCTGAAATGCCCATGGTACTCAAAGGCATAAGCTGCACATTTCCTGGAGAAAAGAAAATTGGGGTGGTTGGGCGGACAGGGAGTGGGAAGTCTACTCTCATCCAGGCTTTGTTTCGGGTTGTCGAACCATCTGCAGGAAGGATACTCATAGATGGAGTGGATATATCACTTCTTGGAGTGCATGATTTGCGGCGTAGATTGAGTATTATACCGCAAGAACCGACTTTATTCCAAGGGACTGTCAGAGAAAACCTGGATCCTCTACAAGAACATCTGGACACTGAAATATGGGAG GTTGTGCGTAAGTGCCGCCTTGAGGAAATCGTCAGAGAAGACAATAGGTTGTTAGATGCACCAG TTGTTGAAGATGGAGGAAACTGGAGTGTGGGGCAAAGGCAACTTGTCTGCTTGGCAAGGGTATTGCTAATGAGAAAGAAAATACTTGTTTTGGATGAAGCCACGGCATCAGTTGATACTGCAACTGATAATATCATCCAAAAGACTATAAGGCAAGAAACAGACAATTGCACAGTTATTACAATTGCACATAGGATTCCCACCGTGATTGACAGCGACCTTGTTCTTGTACTTGGTGAAG GTAAGATACTAGAGTTTGATTCACCAGAAAATCTCCTTAGGGATGAAACCTCAGCGTTCTCAAAGCTGGTGATGGAGTTCGTGGGAAGGTCAGAGGGCAGACATTAA
- the LOC127344995 gene encoding uncharacterized protein, translating into MGDGGDGAAASSSPPDAASAAGFSYLAVFHNYPLIAALLGFAIAQTIKFFVTGYKEKRWDPKQLIGSGGMPSSHSATVTALSVAIGFQDGFGSALFATATIFASVVMYDASGIRLHAGKQAAVLNQIVCELPSEHPLAETRPLRELLGHTPTQVVAGALLGCMIATAGQIVIAVTSAATSVV; encoded by the exons ATGGGGGACGGTGGTGatggcgccgccgcctcctcatcGCCGCCGGACGCCGCCTCGGCCGCGGGGTTCTCCTACCTCGCCGTCTTCCACAACTACCCGCTCATCGCCGCGCTGCTCGGATTCGCCATCGCGCAGACCATCAAGTTCTTCGTCACCGG GTACAAGGAGAAAAGATGGGATCCTAAGCAGCTTATTGGCTCTGGTGGCATGCCATCGTCGCATTCTGCGACTGTTACAGCGTTATCAGTGGCGATTGGCTTCCAAGATGGCTTTGGCAGTGCCCTTTTTGCGACAGCAACCATATTTGCAAGTGTG GTGATGTACGATGCTTCTGGTATCAGATTACATGCTGGAAAGCAAGCAGCG GTGCTGAACCAAATAGTCTGTGAACTTCCTTCTGAACATCCCTTGGCTGAAACAAGACCGTTGCGTGAACTTTTAGGCCATACTCCGACCCAG GTTGTTGCCGGTGCATTGCTTGGGTGTATGATAGCTACTGCAGGGCAAATTGTTATTGCAGTGACAAGTGCAGCGACAAGTGTTGTATGA